The DNA region CATCTGGTAACTCAGCATGCACAGCGTCACCCGATCGATCCGGAAACAGCGGCGCTCCACAGTCATCACAAAGCTCTGGGTCAAAGAGCATTGCATGGCGGAAGACGTCTTCAACGCCAGCATTACGAAGCGCATCTGCAATTCGCTTCATTGGACTTTCGTCATCAGACAAATCATTAAGCGCATCGTTAGCAACACTCTCGCGATCGTACAAAGGCCAAATGACTCCGTACACCACTTCAGAAGAGCCTTTTACGCTAAAAGAAATTCGATACTCATCGGCCTGATCTTCACCAAACGCCCCCACTACGCAGGATAATCCAGCAGGCATCACACCGAGAGTGCTCTCAAGAAAATTCACGGCAGCTCGAATGCTCAGTGGACGTACATGTTTATCCGCCAACCGACAGTTGGTGAAGTACGCTTCTGGTAATAAGAGTTCAAATTCGCAACCCGGCAAGAGTGCAGCGATAGGTTCCTGCATTGCGTTTTGCCAACCAATCAAGCTCATGCCACGCTCTTGACGTGTTGGTACTTCGGCTTGCCAACGGAATAAGGGCATTCCAGAAGGGGCAGCAATAGCGGCGATGATAAAGCGTGGATCAGCTAAAACCGCAATGGTCTCTGACATATCACGTAGTTCTATCTTCACTTCACTGGCAGTAATGGCGGCGCTAGATAAAGCCTCGGTTAGCAAGCGTGTTTGACAATGGGAGTGTGGCATTTGATCGATGCTGTACAGCCAAGGAACAATCGCTAAGCGTGTATCAGTAGAAGCTATTGAGTTATGCAATGCGGCGGCGGTAGACTCAATCACATTTACAGGCAATGCCCCAGAGGGAATCTGATAACGGGTGTGGGCAACGATTGGTAAAGCCAAGAGCAGTACATCCCAATTCTGACCCTCATGCTCCATGACTAAGGATTCGGCCAGCGTCTCCGCACAATCAGCAAGCACCTCGAAGGCTAGCGTATTAATGCGAAACGTTTGATCTAAGGAAGCATCGATCACATTTTGGTTTTGGCTTTTGAGAAGACGCATTAAGCGAACATTTAAGCGCTCCTCCCAAAACTGGTCTTCAATATGGCTGCCAGAAGCCGCCAAAGAAATAGCATCAGCTACTAGGCGCTCAACATCTGGAGAAGCGCGTTGCGAGGATTTAGTGCGGTGAACAGCCATGGTGCACTCTCCTACTTTCTTTCAGGACGTCTAAATAAGGGTTTTTCTGGTTTAGATTCAGAGGCAACATATTTGTAGCCATCTAAATTAAAACCCTTCAAATCTGTGGGATCGGTGATCCGGTTTTCGACAACATAGCGGGCCATTAATCCCCTGGCTCGCTTGGCGTAAAAGGAGATGATTTTGTATTTACCATCCTTACCATCTTGAAATACCGGAGAAATCACTGGGCAATCCAAGTTTTTGGCTTGCAAAACCTTGAAATATTCTTCAGAGGCTAAATTCAGAAGCACGGGCTTCTTTTGCTGCTCCAACAGCTTCTTTAGTGAGTCAGTAACGCGCTCACCCCAAAAAGCGTAGAGATCCTTGCCCCGGGCATTCTTAAAGGAAGTGCCCATCTCTAGGCGGTAAGGCTGCATTAAATCTAAAGGACGCAGAGCGCCATACAAGCCTGACAAAATGCGCAGATGATCTTGCGCAAAATCCATGGCTTTGGAATTCAGTGTCTTAACGTCAAATCCATCATAGACATCCCCATCAAAAGCATAAATAGCGGGTTTGCTGTTGGCATCCGTAAATTTCTTAGACCAATCCCGATAGCGACCCACATTAAGTGCAGCCAACTGATCCGAAAGACCCATCAGATCGGCGACCTCTTGAGGCGAGAGCTTCTTGAGATCGGCTATCAACTTAGCTGATTCTGAGACAAACTCTGGCAAGGTTGGAGCCTTGACCTTGGCTGGGGTTTTGTAATCTAGGGATTTTGCGGGTGAAAGGACGATCAACATGGCACAATTTGAAGATGAATTTCTACCATTCTAGCGACTACCTCTCTTATTTGCCTTAAACCGCCTTAATGGACCAAAACCTCGCCCTAAGCCCAGAATTTCCAAGTCGCCTACCCAAGGTAGGTACAACCGTCTTTACGATCATGTCAGCCCTAGCTGCAAAACATCAAGCGATTAATTTGGGCCAAGGTTTTCCGGACTTCCCTTGCGATCGAAAGCTGATATCCGAGGTTCATGCGGCCATGCTGGCTGATCACAATCAATATCCACCGATGATGGGGATTGCAGAGTTACGCCAAGGTGTATCACAAAAAATATTGGCTTTATATGGTCATGATTACGATCCTGATAAAGAGATCACCATTACTGCCGGTGGCACTCAAGGAATCATGACCGCCATTTTGTGCTGCGTCGGTCCAGGCGATGAAGTGGTCATCGTTGAACCCGCCTACGACAGCTATCGCCCATCCATTGATCTGGCGGGAGGTAAAACGGTTGCCGTATCTTTGACTGCCAATCGTGATGATCAAGGCATGGTGAGTTCTTATTCAATACCTTGGGATGATCTAGCAAAAGTAATCAATACAAAAACACGTCTCATCATGATCAATACACCGCACAATCCAACCGGTATGGTGTGGCAAAAATCCGATCTTGAGCGCTTAGCAAATTTAGTCAGAAATACCAATGCACTCATCTTGAGCGACGAGGTCTACGAGCACATGGTGTTTGATGGACATCGACATATCAGCATTGCAAGTCACCCTGAATTAGCAGCCCGTAGTTTTTTGATATCCAGTTTTGGCAAGACCTATCATGTCACTGGCTGGAAGATAGGCTATGTTGCGGCACCCGCAGCGATGATGAAAGAGTTTCGTAAGGTTCATCAGTTCAACGTGTTTACAGTAAATACGCCAATGCAATATGGTCTTGCTGAGTACCTTAAGAACGCAGATCACTATTTAGGATTGCCGCCTTTTTACCAAGCCAAGCGGGATTACTTTCGTCAAGGTTTGCAGCAAACTAAGTTCAAGTTACTGCCTGCGCCGGCAAGCTATTTTCAGTGTGTCAATTACACCGGGCTGGGCATCCCACAGGCTAAATTAAGTGAAGCAGATTTTTGCTCCTGGTTAACTACCGAGATTGGCGTAGCTGCTATTCCAGTTTCTGCTTTTTACGCCAAGCCAGTGGAGTCAGGTGTCATTCGTTTTTGTTTTGCTAAAGAAGAAAAGACGCTTTCAAACGCATTAGAGCGTTTACAAACCCTATAGAAAAGGAATTAATCGTGGCGATAAGCAAACCCAATAAAGACATCATTGATGTTTACAGCTGGCCAACACCAAATGGACATAAAGTTCACATCATGCTCGAGGAGTGTGGCTATAAGTTAGGTAAAGATTGGTTTGCCCATCCCATTGATATTGGCGCCGGCTATCAATTTAAGAAAGATTTCTTGGCCATCAGCCCGAATAACAAGATTCCAGCCATCACTGATCCCAATGGACCCGATGGCAAACCCGTCCATCTGTTCGAATCAGGTGCAATCTTGCTATACCTAGCCGCCAAAACAGGAAAGTTTTTACCTAAATCTATCCGGGGCAAATATGAGGTGTTGCAATGGCTCATGTTCCAAATGGGGGGCTTAGGGCCACTTTTAGGACAAAACCACCACTTTCGAATCTACGCCCCGGAGAAAATTGATTACGCAATTAATCGCTATACCAACGAAGCCAAACGCTTGTATGGAGTAATAGATCATCAACTGAAAGATAATGCTTATATTGCTGGCAAAAGTTACTCCATAGCAGACATTGCTATCTTTCCTTGGACGCGTAACTGGAAGAACCAAGGCATTGATATCAACGAATATCCTCATTTTAAGCGTTGGTTTGAAATGATTGGTGAGCGCCCTGCTGTTAAGCGTGGCGTTGAAGTATTAACAGCATTACGCAAGCCCTTACATGATGACAAAGCAAGGGAACAATTATTTGGTTCATCACAGTATCAAAAAAGGAAATAGCATGAAGATTCAATCAGTCGGAGTCATTGGGGCAGGTACGATGGGCAATGGTATTGCGCAAGTCTGTGCAGTTGCCGGTCTTGATGTTGTCATGGTTGATATCAGCGATGCTGCCGTTGAACGCGGCTTGAATCAAATTAGCAAAAGCTTAGATCGCTTGGTGAAAAAAGAAATACTTACCATTGAGAATAAAGATGCTGCACTTAAACGCATCAAAGGTGGAACTTCATATGCCGACTTCAAGGGACTTCAACTAGTCATTGAGGCTGCTACTGAGAATCAAGCTATCAAAGAAAAGATCCTAAAGCAGGTTGATGAGATCGTCAGTAAAGAAACCATTATTGCTACGAACACCTCTTCACTCTCTATTACCAAACTTGCAGCCTTAGATTCCAATCCAGGTCGCTTCATTGGTATGCACTTTTTTAATCCGCCGCCGCTGATGGCGTTAGTTGAAGTGATTCGAGGCTTACAAACCTCTGACACAACCCATGCCGCCATTATTGAAATGGCCAAGCGCATTGGTAAAGAGCCCATCACTGTGAAGAACTCTCCCGGCTTTGTGGTGAATCGTATTTTGTTGCCAATGATTAACGAAGCCTTCTTTGTTCTGCATGAAGGCCTTGCTAGCCCAGAAGATATAGATGAGGGTATGAAATTGGGCTGCAACCAGCCTATTGGGCCACTTGCCCTCGCTGATTTAATTGGTCTAGATACCTGCTTAGCTGTAATGGAAGTCTATTTTGAGAACTTCAGCGACTCTAAATATCGCCCTTGCCCACTGTTACGCGAGATGGTTGCCGCCGGCTACCTCGGTCGCAAGTCTGGACGCGGCGTCTTTACCTACGATCAATGATTTTGCGATTCACTTTCCACTATCCACCACCAACCAACCCAGATAAAGAAGTTTTTGTGAACCCACTGCCTCCTCTAGTTACTAAATTAGCCTATGCTGGTCTAATTCCTTTTGTTGGTCTTGCGCTGATGGTGCAGCTTGCGCCAACACCACTGAATTATTTAAGTGCTGAATCGCTAGCAGGTTACGGTGCGGTAATCACTGCATTCATGGGTGCCATGCATTGGGGTGCCAATTTACATAAGCTAGGCAAAACCCCCAGCGGCGATCGGTGGGGAGATCGTAATGCATGGATCTGGGGCGTAATACCAGCTTTAGTTGCTTGGCTTGCACTACACATTTATATACCTGTTGGCCTAGTCATCTTAGCCTCAGCATTAGTGATTCAGCGCAATATTGATAAAGAAACTTATCAATATTATTTTTCCAATGAAGAGGCGCTGAATGCATTCATCACCATGCGTAATCGACTCACACTAGTTTCTGCTGGGTGTTTAATTTGGGCCGCATTGGTTATTTTGTTTGTACAAAACTAAATCAGCGCTGATGGGCAATCTATTTGATCAAGCACCTCCGCCACCATTAGCGGAAGTCTTGCGCCCAAAATCTATAGAAGAAGTAATCGGACAGACGCATCTTTTAGCAAGCGGTAAACCACTTAGTCTCGCTTTTGGTTCTGGTAAGCCGCATTCGATGATTCTCTGGGGTCCGCCGGGAGTTGGCAAGACGACCCTGGCAAGACTGTCAGCAAAAGCCTTTGATCGAGAATTTATCGCCATTTCAGCTGTGCTTGCCGGGGTAAAAGAAATTCGCGAGGCTATCGAGCAAGCACAGCAGAGCATGTCTCAATATGGCAGACAAACTATTTTGTTTGTAGATGAGATTCATCGATTTAACAAAAGTCAACAAGATGCCTTGTTGCCACATGTTGAGTCTGGCCTATTCAACTTCATTGGCGCTACAACTGAAAACCCTTCATTTGAGGTGAACTCAGCCCTGCTCTCACGCGCACAGGTCTATGTCCTGAAATCATTAAACGCTGTGGAGCTCAAGCAGTTATTTGATCGTGCGTATCAATATGCAATGCCAGATATTCCTTTTGAGGCAGATGCAATCGATAGCTTAATTTCACATGCAGATGGTGATGCTAGGCGATTATTAAATTTAGTGGAGCAAGTGCGCAATGCTGTCTCAATACCAAACTCTCAGATTCGCAAAGTAGATCAGCAATTTATTGAAAATGCATTAGCAGCTCAGGCACGTCGCTTTGATAAAGGCGGAGACCAATTTTATGATCAAATATCTGCTCTACATAAATCGGTGCGTGGCTCTAATCCTGATGCTGCGCTGTATTGGTTTTGTCGCATGATAGATGGCGGTGCCGACCCCCGGTATCTTGCACGCAGAATTATCCGCATGGCTTGGGAAGATATTGGGCTTGCCGATCCCAGAGCAATGCAACTAGCCAATGATGCAGCTCAAACTTTTGAGCGACTTGGCTCGCCTGAAGGTGAATTAGCACTAGGTCAAGCCGTCGTCTACCTAGCTATCGCTGCTAAGAGTAATGCAAGTTATAACGCTTACAACGCGGCAAGAGCTTATGTTGCTGCCGATCAAAGCAAACCTGTTCCCAACCATTTGCGCAATGCCCCAACTAAACTCATGAAAGAGCTAGGTCACGGCAAAGAATACCGTTATGCACATGATGAGCCCCATGCCTATGCCGCTGGAGAAACTTACTTGCCCGATGGCATGGCAGAGCCTCATTGGTACCAGCCAGTTGATCGGGGCTTAGAGAGTCAGATTGCCGAGAAAATGGCCTTCTTGCGCAAGTTGGATCAGGAGTCGAATCAGAAATGAGCCAAGATCCGGTAGATGAAAAACGGATTAAAGGAACGCTCTACTACGACATCATTTCTCCATTCTCTTATTTTTATACCAAGCAACGCCATCGTCTGAAAAAACGAATCGATATTCAACCCCTACCTATCTTATTGGGTGGCTTACTACGCGGGACTGACAATCGCGGACCTGGGGAAGTGGAAGCCAAGCGCCCTCATACCTATCAATATTGCGTATGGCTCGCTGAAAAGTTAGGCATCCCTTTTCGCTTTCCAGAGCACCACCCTTTTCTTACCGTTGCAGCACAGCGTTTGCTAGTTCAGCAAAATGCTCAATGGGATATGGTTGAGCGCGCTTTTGAGTATGTCTGGGTGGAAGGTAAAGATCCCAATTTATCGTGGCCGGAATTTTGTCAATACCTTGGCTTAGCTGCAGATACTCCAAAACCAGATAGGCCAGAGGTTAAAGCTAAGCTTATTGGCAATACAGAGAGAGCAAAAGCGGATGGGGCATTTGGTGTGCCCACCCTTGTTATCGCTGGGCATGCTTTTTGGGGTGTCGATACCATCGATTGGGCCTTAGATTATCTAGATAGGCCGAATATGTTTGAAGAAGCTACTTATCACTATGCCGGTCAAGTTCCCTTTGGGCTTTGAGCAATACAATCTAATCAACTATATTTTTCACTCGATTCTTAAGGATACTCAGTATGCGCAAAATCATTGCTTCCCTATTTTTAGTTTCCAGCCTCATTGCTAGTGCCGCAAGCTTTGCTGGCCCTAGAGTGGAATTTAAAACCAACATGGGTAATTTTGTTGTTGAGCTTGATTCAGTAAAGGCACCAAAAACTTCTGCCAACTTTTTGAACTATGTAAACAGTGGTTTTTATAACGGTACGATTTTTCACCGTGTGATAGATGGCTTCATGATTCAGGGGGGTGGGTTTACTTCGGACTTGACACAAAAACCAACTAATACGCCTGTAGTTTCAGAAGCTCAAAATGGCCTCAGGAATCAAACTTACACCATCGCTATGGCGCGTACCTCTGACCCCGATTCAGCAACAGCCCAGTTCTTTATTAATGTGAAAGACAATGAGGGTCTGAATTATCCAAATGCGATGGGCAATGGCTATACCGTTTTCGGCATAGTCGTTTCTGGCACGCAAACCATCGACGCTATTCGTAAAATCCCAACCATGGTGGCATCATCACCAAAGATGGGCCGTATGTCAGACGTGCCTAGCAAGACTGTCACGATTGAATCAGCTACTGTTTTAAAGTAATTACTACTAGCTTATTTGAGCACTGACGACCAATAGCATGATATTGCTTGATGATGCCCAAAGCACCACAGCAAAGCTGAGCAGTCGCCTGTATGAGTATGCGCTCCAGCTTTGGACCATCTATCCTCAGTCCAACCATGCACAGACAATTGCAGCTGTAGATCAATGCCTGCAAGATATCAATACAGCATTGGCGCAGGGAGAATACGTTGTCGCTGCGTTTGCATATGAGCTAGGTCTATACATACACAATATTGACGGACTAACTCAGCGTGAAAGTAATGAGCACCCATTAATACAGGCATGGTCTTTTAAGTCCTATGAAAGATTTAGCAAAGCGGATGTCGATACTTACATTGAAAAAAAGATAGCAACCCTAGAGCCTGAATCTCAAGTTGCAGGTGTTGCCAATCTTCAATTTTCTCTTGATCAAGAGAAGTTCACCTCTGATATTCAGGCTATTCAAGAGTACATTCGCAATGGCGATACTTATCAAATTAATCACACGTTTCGGATTACAGGTGAAGTCTATGGTGACCCACTCTCACTGTATGCACGATTAAGGGAGCGTCAGCCGGGAAGATTTGGCGCATTTATTGCGCAAGACTCACACTTTATTTTGTCCCAATCGCCCGAATTATTTATTCAGAAGCAAGGTAATACTTTGAAAGCCATGCCGATGAAAGGTACTGCTAGCGCATTGAATGACTCAGCCGAGCATTTATCCGCAGATGCAAAGAATCAAGCCGAAAATGTCATGATCGTCGATTTATTGCGCAATGATCTGAGTCGACTTGCCTTACTAGGAACGGTCACCGTACCCAAGCTCTTTGAGGTTACTCAGTACGGCGATGTACTGCAAATGACATCGACAGTTCAAGCTGAGATCAAGCCTGAAATGCAATTACGTGATGTACTTAATGCAGTATTTCCTTGTGGATCGGTAACGGGCGCTCCCAAGAAGCGCAGTATGGAAATCATTCAAGAATTAGAGCCGCAAAATCGAGGCTACTATTGTGGCGCTCTGGGTTGGATTGATCCTGGTGGTGACTTTGCGTTTAGCGTTCCTATCCGCACCCTTGAAGTGAGTCATGATCCAAAAACACATGCTTCGCCCTTTTCCTTGGGTATAGGTGCTGGTATCACGATTGACTCTGAGCCCGAGCAGGAGTGGGAAGAGTGCCAAATTAAAGCTGCGTTCTTGAGCAAGTTACCCAGTCAATTGGGCTTGTTTGAAACTATCTTGGTCCGCCAAGGTCAGGCTCAGCATGTACAAGCTCATCTAGCGCGCTTGGCTAATTCTGCTTTAGCGTTTGGTATTCCTTGCTCTATGCCGGACATGATGCAAATAATTGAGCATGGGTGTGCAAACTGCTCAATTGATAGCGAGTATCGATTACGCTTGGATCTCGATCATCTTGGCATGGCAAGTTATCAAATAGCCCCCATCAAACCATTAGAAGGTTCAGTAAAAATATTTTGGGCAAAAGATATTCTGCCCGACTCAAGCATGGCGACCTTTCACTCTGGCAATATTTTATTAAGGCATAAGGTAAACATTCGCAAGGTCTATGACCAAGCCTGGAGATTGGCAGAAAGCCTTAGTGGCTTTGATGCTCTATTTACAAATGAGCAAGGTTATGTCACCGAGGGTGGAAGAAGCAGTGTTTTTGTAAAATCTGGAGATCGGTGGCTTACACCCCCCCTATCTGCAGGTCTGTTACCAGGGGTTATGAGATCCATCATATTGAACGATCCCCAGTGGAATGCCCATGAAGTCAGCCTGACTATTGATGATATTCAGAATGCAAAAGAGATTATGCTTAGTAATGCCATACGCGGTCACATTCCCGCCCATTTTTAGAAAGTCCGCATGAAGTTTTGCTCGCACTGTGCAGCGCCTATCAGCATCAAGATTCCTGCGGATGATTCGCGGGAGCGCCATGTCTGTGACTCTTGTGGAAGTATCCATTATTTCAATCCACGTAATGTAGTTGGCAGCATTCCGGTCTTTGGCAAGCAAGTTTTACTGTGCCGTCGCGCCATAGAACCTCGCCATGGTTATTGGACTCTGCCTGCTGGATTCATGGAGCTTGGTGAAAGCACCAGTACTGGGGCAGCACGTGAAACACATGAAGAGGCTGGCGCTGTTGTTCAGATGGGCCCGCTCTACTCTCTTCTCAATGTCCCGCATGCCGAACAAGTACATCTTTTTTATCTAGCTTCGATGAATTCGCCAAACTTTCAGGCAGGTGAAGAGAGTCTAGAAGTTGCTCTATTTGATGAGCAGGATATCCCATGGGATGACATTGCCTTTCCAACGGTAAAGCAAACTCTAGAATGGTTCTTTGCTGATCGTGCTGCTGGAGTATTTGATTCTGGTAATGAATTTAGTGTTCGCAGCAGGGACATTCTGCCAACCGAAAAAATCTAAGCGTCACAAACTCATGAGCAACATCAACTGGCTGGGTTCTCAGGATGAATTTCCCAATCCAATTCATCATCCAGATCCCGACCCGAGCGTTCCCGGTTTAATTGCAGTCAGTGAGCGAATATATCCAGGACAGTTAGCTCGCGCATATCAAATGGGAATCTTTCCCTGGTACTCCGATAATCAACCAGTGTTGTGGTGGTCACCCAATCCCCGGATGGTATTAAAGCCCGATCACTTTAAATGCCATGACTCGTTGAAAAAATCCATTCGTCATTTTTTATCTGACCCTCGTAAAGAAATCTGGGTTGATGAAGACTTTAGTGCTGTGGTCCGCTCCTGTGCAACTGCGAACCGCAAGGATCAGGATGGCACTTGGATTACCCATGAAATCATGGATGCTTACACCAAGCTTCATGAAGAGGGTCATGCTCATAGTATTGCCATCATGGAAGATGGTCGCTTGGTAGGCGGTCTCTATTGCGTCTCATTTGGCGGGATGGTTTTTGGTGAATCGATGTTTAGCCATCAAACGGATGCCTCAAAAATTGCTTTAGCTGCTCTTGCTGCCTGGTGCGAGCAAAATCAAGTGGGGATGATCGATTGTCAGCAAGAGACCGCTCACCTTAATTCTTTAGGGGCTGCACCAATTTCTCGCAATGAATTTTTAGCGCATCTGCAAGTTGCTTTAAATCAAACTAATATAGAGATTCCTTGGAAATTTGATAAACAGATTCTTGGTCACTGGTTATGACTCAACTAAAAGAGCTTCCTCTTACTGAATTGCAGTTTTATGCAACTGCACCCTATCCCTGTAGCTATCTACCAGGAAAGACTGCACGCTCGCAAGTCGCAACTCCCTCCCATTTAATACACGCTGATTTGTATGGTGAGCTAGTCAATGCGGGATTTCGTCGCAGTGGTTTATACACTTATCGACCTTATTGCGATGAATGCAATGCCTGTACTGCCACGCGCATTCCAGTGAAGCATTTCTCACCTAACCGTAGTCAAAAACGCAGCTGGAAAAAACATGTGGGACTGGATATTCTCGTTCTCAATCTAGGCTATCAAGAAGAACACTATCAACTCTATCAACGTTATCAACATGAACGTCATGCTGGTGGGGATGTAGATCAAGACGATCAAGATCAGTACATGCAGTTTTTATTGCAAAGCCGTGTTAACTCCAGAATTGTTGAGTTTCGGGATGGCCCACATGATTCACACCCAGGGCGTCTGCGCATGGTCAGTATGATCGATATCTTAGATCAAGGAATCTCTTCGGTTTATACCTTCTTTGATACCAGCAATGGCTCTGCAAGCTACGGAAGCTTCAGCATCTTGTGGCAAATTCAGCAGGCTCTGGAGTTAGACCTTCCTTATCTCTACCTTGGTTACTACATTGAGCAAAGCGAAAAAATGTCCTATAAGGCGAAGTTTCAGCCTATCGAGGGCTTGATCGACGATCACTGGCAGCCCATCATTGGGCCATAATATCCATTCATGATTGATAGCTACCCTCTTCTGCGTTCCTGGCTTTTTTCTTTAGATCCAGAGCAAGCCCACAACCTCACCATGAGCAATCTAGATCGTGCTGAGCGCTGGGGTTTATTGCGCCACTTGATCGATCAACCCGCCCTAGATCCACGAACATTGTGCGGCATTACTTTTCCAAATCCAGTGGGGCTTGCTGCTGGCCTCGATAAAGATGGTAGGCATATTGATGCGCTGGGGACCCTAGGCTTTGGCTTTTTAGAAATTGGTACTGTTACCCCAAAACCGCAACCCGGCAACCCAAAACCTCGGATGTTTCGTTTGCCACAAGCCCAGGCTCTCATTAATCGCATGGGCTTTAATAATGATGGTGTTGATACTTGCGTAAAGCGTGTACGCAATTCCGCTTATTGGCAGAATGGCGGTATTGTTGGTCTCAATATCGGCAAGAATGCGAGCACCCCCATCGAAGATGCTGCAAGCGATTACGTAACGGCCATGGAAGCAGTCTATGAGGTGGCCTCGTACATCACTGTCAATATCTCATCGCCTAATACCCAGAATTTACGCGCTCTCCAAGGTGAAGATATGCTGCGCTCTTTATTGCAATCGCTGCATATTGCGCGTGAAGCTTTGAGTGATCGATTCGGTGTACGTAAACCCCTCTTTTTAAAAATCGCACCAGACCTTGAGCAAAACGATATCAAACTCATTGCTGATCTCTTGGTGGAATTTAAGATTGATGCCATCATTGCTACCAATACAACGATTGCCCGAGATGCTGTCCAAGAGCTTGAATTCGGCAAAGAAGCTGGTGGCCTCTCTGGGGCGCCTGTGCGTCAGGTCTCTACCGAAGTAGTCAGAAGCCTAAAAGAGTATTTAGGCGATGCCATTCCGATTGTTGGCGTTGGCGGCATTATGACTGGTAAGGATGCCAAAGAAAAGCTTGCTGCTGGTGCCAGCCTAGTTCAAATTTATAGTGGCTTGATCTATCGTGGGCCTAAATTAATCTCTGAGTGCGCTGCTGCCCTAAAGGGCCATTAGGCCCCAAAAAACACTTTTTTAGAATTGCGATGGTATTTCATATTGTGCAATTTGAGTAAAAATCGCTACAATTGACAGCATGGCATTGAATAGATCAGAAAAAGTTACAAAATCACCAGGCGAAGCTGGCAAAACAGCGATTCAGGTGGTGGAACGCATGATGAACCTGCTCGATGCCCTTGCATCCCACGAAGAGTCCAGTAGCCTTAAAAACCTTGCAGAAGAGACTGATTTACACCCCTCCACAGCTCACCGCATTCTCAATGACTTGGTAGCCTGCCGCTTGGTGGAGCGTGGCGATGGTGGTACATACCGCCTTGGTCTGAAGCTACTTGAGCTGGGCAACCTCGTCAAAGCCCGTTTATCGGTCCGTGAGGCAGCACAAGCGCCCATGCGGGCATTGCACAAGCTTACCGGAGAAACTATCAACCTTTCTGTTCGCCAAGGTGATGAGATTGTCTATATTGACCGCGCCTATAGCGAACGATCTGGCATGCAAGTGGTTCGGGCTATTGGTGGTCGCGCACCGCTACACCTAACATCAGTTGGCAAACTATTTCTGGCAAGCGATGATCCAAGCCAAGTTCGTGCTTATGTCACACGCACCGGTTTAGCTGGCCACACCAAAAACAGCATTACCGAATTGGGAAAATTAGATTCAGAACTCAATCAAGTTCGCAAG from Polynucleobacter sp. AP-Elch-400A-B2 includes:
- a CDS encoding arginyltransferase — protein: MTQLKELPLTELQFYATAPYPCSYLPGKTARSQVATPSHLIHADLYGELVNAGFRRSGLYTYRPYCDECNACTATRIPVKHFSPNRSQKRSWKKHVGLDILVLNLGYQEEHYQLYQRYQHERHAGGDVDQDDQDQYMQFLLQSRVNSRIVEFRDGPHDSHPGRLRMVSMIDILDQGISSVYTFFDTSNGSASYGSFSILWQIQQALELDLPYLYLGYYIEQSEKMSYKAKFQPIEGLIDDHWQPIIGP
- a CDS encoding quinone-dependent dihydroorotate dehydrogenase, with the protein product MIDSYPLLRSWLFSLDPEQAHNLTMSNLDRAERWGLLRHLIDQPALDPRTLCGITFPNPVGLAAGLDKDGRHIDALGTLGFGFLEIGTVTPKPQPGNPKPRMFRLPQAQALINRMGFNNDGVDTCVKRVRNSAYWQNGGIVGLNIGKNASTPIEDAASDYVTAMEAVYEVASYITVNISSPNTQNLRALQGEDMLRSLLQSLHIAREALSDRFGVRKPLFLKIAPDLEQNDIKLIADLLVEFKIDAIIATNTTIARDAVQELEFGKEAGGLSGAPVRQVSTEVVRSLKEYLGDAIPIVGVGGIMTGKDAKEKLAAGASLVQIYSGLIYRGPKLISECAAALKGH
- a CDS encoding IclR family transcriptional regulator, which gives rise to MALNRSEKVTKSPGEAGKTAIQVVERMMNLLDALASHEESSSLKNLAEETDLHPSTAHRILNDLVACRLVERGDGGTYRLGLKLLELGNLVKARLSVREAAQAPMRALHKLTGETINLSVRQGDEIVYIDRAYSERSGMQVVRAIGGRAPLHLTSVGKLFLASDDPSQVRAYVTRTGLAGHTKNSITELGKLDSELNQVRKLGHASDNEELELGVSCVAAEIYDDSGKLVAGLSLSSPTDRIQTEWLKLLQDTALQISKGMGYKPKISDPHS